A genomic window from Lotus japonicus ecotype B-129 chromosome 1, LjGifu_v1.2 includes:
- the LOC130721145 gene encoding RING-H2 finger protein ATL47-like, giving the protein MFLDQTGQVNPSSTNHRQIRPNPPIEALQSLGSSSDGSGERYPERVSRPTVQVHPNVIPNDGLNVIVSPHESSVATEIQDGTNVEQNGQLQLAEGNAQQLPSIMSLSLFNPEMRDILGTREEYVDSEELGVLDCMHRYHIDCIKTWLVLNNSCPICKRNGITLNDEENKDD; this is encoded by the exons ATGTTCTTAGATCAAACTGGACAGGTTAACCCTAGTTCAACTAATCATAGACAAATTAGGCCTAATCCGCCAATTGAAGCATTGCAAAGTTTGGGCTCTTCTTCTGATGGCAGTGGTGAAAGGTATCCAGAAAGGGTTTCTAGGCCCACTGTTCAAGTGCATCCAAATGTCATTCCTAATGATGGTCTCAATGTTATTGTTTCTCCTCATGAATCCTCTGTTGCAACGGAGATTCAAGATGGTACCAATGTTGAACAAAATGGACAACTTCAACTAGCTGAAGGAAATGCTCAACAACTACCCTCTATTATGTCACTGTCTCTTTTCAATCCTGAAATGAGAGACATATTGGGGACTAGG GAGGAATATGTTGACTCAGAAGAACTTGGAGTGTTGGACTGTATGCATAGatatcatattgattgcatcaAAACATGGCTTGTGCTTAATAATTCATGCCCGATATGCAAAAGAAATGGCATTACTTTGAATGATGAAGAAAACAAGGATGACTAA
- the LOC130729691 gene encoding triacylglycerol lipase 2-like, giving the protein MSLLGLMHFAIFTVLCLLVLTCVPYQAEASTRFFFGRKPHVDVFASEDGICASSVLVHGYKCQELEVTTEDGYILSLQRIPEGRAQVSGGGKKQRQPVILQHGVLVDGMTWLLNPPEQDLPLILADNGFDVWIANTRGTRYSRRHTSLDPSSPAFWNWSFDELISYDLPAVFDYVFSKTGQKINYVGHSLGTLIALASFSEGKLVNKLKSAALLSPVAYLSHMHTQLAVVAAKSFVGEITTLFGPAEFNPKGLPVGAFLKSLCVYPGIDCNDLLTAITGANCCINSSTLDLFLSNEPQSTSTKNMVHLAQIVRRGVLAKFNYVRPRYNVMHYGEIYPPIYNLSNIPHDLPLFISYGGQDALSDVRDVETLLDILKLHDVDKLSVQFIKDYAHADFIMGINAKDIVYKNVISFFSHQVSN; this is encoded by the exons ATGTCTCTGCTTGGCTTAATGCATTTTGCTATTTTTACCGTCCTCTGTCTTTTAGTCTTAACATGTGTGCCTTATCAAGCAGAGGCTTCAACTCGTTTCTTCTTTGGAAGAAAACCACATGTTGATGTTTTCGCTTCAGAGGATGGTATATGTGCCTCTTCTGTTCTTGTTCACGGATACAAGTGCCAGGAACTTGAG GTTACAACTGAAGATGGGTACATTCTGAGCCTGCAGAGGATTCCAGAAGGTCGAGCTCAAGTTAGTGGCGGTGGTAAGAAGCAGCGCCAGCCAGTGATATTACAGCATGGAGTACTAGTG GATGGCATGACATGGCTTCTGAACCCTCCAGAGCAGGACCTGCCATTGATTTTAGCAGACAATGGCTTTGACGTGTGGATTGCTAACACCAGAGGAACCAGATACAGCCGCCGACACACCTCATTGGACCCCTCTTCCCCg GCCTTTTGGAATTGGTCTTTTGATGAGTTGATTTCCTATGATCTACCTGCTGTGTTTGATTATGTGTTCAGCAAAACAGGGCAAAAGATTAATTACGTTGGCCATTCTCTG GGAACTTTGATAGCTTTGGCCTCCTTCTCTGAAGGAAAATTGGTTAACAAGCTGAAATCAGCAGCTTTGTTGAGTCCTGTTGCCTATTTGAGCCACATGCACACCCAACTTGCAGTTGTTGCAGCTAAGTCCTTTGTTGGTGAG ATCACTACCCTATTTGGTCCGGCAGAGTTTAATCCCAAAGG ATTACCTGTTGGTGCCTTTCTCAAGTCTCTTTGTGTTTACCCTGGGATAGACTGCAACGACTTGTTGACTGCAATAACTG GTGCAAATTGTTGCATCAATTCTTCAACTCTTGATCTATTCTTGTCAAATGAGCCTCAATCAACATCTACTAAGAACATGGTACACTTAGCTCAGA TTGTTAGACGTGGGGTTCTAGCGAAATTCAATTATGTGAGACCAAGATATAATGTTATGCATTATGGAGAAATATACCCTCCAATCTATAACCTTTCCAACATCCCCCATGACCTTCCACTTTTCATTAGCTATGGGGGACAAGATGCACTTTCAGATGTTCGTGACGTTGAGACTTTACTTGATATACTTAAGCTTCATGATGTGGATAAGTTAAGTGTAcaattcatcaaggactatgCTCACGCTGACTTCATCATGGGGATCAACGCTAAGGACATAGTGTATAAAAatgttatttcatttttcagTCATCAAGTCAGCAATTGA